In the genome of Ferrovibrio terrae, the window CGTCAGCGCGGGCATCTGCGACAGCAGAATGACGGCGAGTTGCACGCCATAGCCCGCGACCGCCAGCCAGATCGCTGCCTCCAACCCAAATCTCTCACCGACCACACCGCCGACCAGCGCACCGAGCGGCCGCATGCCCAGTGTCGCCACCTGCTGTATCGCGCTGACGCGGCCGATCAGCCGCAGCGGCACGATGGCCTGACGCAAGCTGGTCTGGCCTATGGTCCACAGCATCGGACCGAAGCCGAACAGGAAGAAACCGGTCAGCAGCATGGCGAATGCCGCGTCGTCGCGCAGCATCGTCGATGCGCCGATGGCCAGGGCCGCGAACAACGATGTCGCCGGCCCGAGAATGATCATGATTCCAAGCCGCAGTCGCGCATGAATCGTGGGTGCCGCCAGTGCGGCCAGCAGCATCCCCAGCCCCTGCGCGCCGAGCGCGATGCCGACCTGCGCCGGCGTCAGCCCCAGCGTGTTGACCGCGAACAGCACGAACACCGCCATCAGCACGAACCAGCTGAAATTCCATGCCATCGCACAGCCGGCAATCGCACGCAGCAGCGGGTGCCGCCACACCACCACAAGGCCTTCGGCCAGCGCGCGACGGATCGGTGGCCGCGCGGTGACGGGAAGATCGCGCCGCATGCCCGGTGACAGCATCAGCAAGACCGCCATCGCCGAGGTGACCGCCGAGACCGCCAGCGCCCAGGCCGGCGAGGTCCAGCCGGCAATCGCGCCGGCAATGCCCGGCCCGAGAAACACGGCGGCCGCGCGGGTAAATTCGATCTTCGCATTCGCCGCCGGCAGGCCTTCGCGCGCCACGATGGCCGGCAGATAGGCCTGCGCCGCGACGTTGAACATCACCGTGCAGGCCGACAGGGCAAAACCCAGCAGCCCGAGGCTGACCAGATCGAGCCATCCGGCAAAGGCGAGTACCGGCACCAGCACCAGCAGCAGCGCGCGGCCGGCTTCGCTGCCGGCCATCAGCAGGTGGCGCGGCATGCGGTCGGCCCAGATGCCGGCCACCAGCGAGAACAGCAGGAACGGCAGGGTCTGGACTGCACTCAATGCCCCCATGGTCTCGGCCGTGGCACCCAGGGTGAGCGCTGCCATCAGCGGGATCGCTGCCATGGCGAGTTGCTCGGCCCCGTTGGCAGCCAGATTGGCAAAGGACAGGCGATTCAAGGGGTTGATTGGCATGATTCGGCTCCGGTTCAGGCCTTTGGATACGCCCGGGCGGGCTTTCGAAACTATCCGGGCCTTGCGCAGCCATTCCCTGTGACCGGGATCACGGGTGCTCGGTTATTTCATGGACAGATCCGTACAGTAATTCTATTGATGACCTCGCCTCCCTTCCCCGGAACCCGACCATGACCAAGAAAAAAGCCGTCCTCTCCGCTGTCGCTCTCGTGGCTACCGCCGGTGCCGCCTATGGCGCCTGGCACTGGTGGAGCTACAGCCGCTTCATCGAAAGCACCGACAACGCCTATATCGGCGCCGACATCACTGTCGTCGCGCCGAAAGTGACCGGCTACATCACCAATATGGCCGTGACTGACAACCAGCAGGTCAAGGCCGGCACGGTTCTGTTCGAGATTGATGCCAGCGATTACCGCGCCAAGGTCGCGCAGGCCGCCGCCGCCGTACAGGCGCGCCGCGCCGCCATCGACGTGATCGACCGCCAGATCGCCAGCCAGCATGCCGCCATTGCCGAAGCCGATGCCTCGCTGCGCAGCACCCGCGCCGATCAGCAGCGCAGCGACGAGGATCTGAAACGCTATCGCGCGCTCGCCGCATCCAACTACGTCTCGAACCAGAAGCTCGAAATCGCCCAGACCGACCAGCGCAAATCGAGAGCTGCCGTCGACCGCGCCGAAGCGGCACGCACATTGGAGCAGAACCAGACCGGCGTGCTGCAGGCCAACCGCGCACAGGCCATGGCGCAGATCGCCCAGGCCGAAGCCGATCTCGCCGCCGCCAAGCTTGATCTCGACAATACTGTTGTGCGCGCCGCCGTCGATGGCGTGATCGGCAACCGCACCGGTCAGACCGGCCAGTATGTGAAGCCCGGCACGCAGATCATGGTGATCGTGCCGACCGACGAGCTTTACGTTGTCGCCAACTTCAAGGAGACACAGCTGAACGGCATGAAGGCCGGCCAGAGCGCCACTTTGCATGTCGATGCCTTCCCCGATCTGGCGATCAAGGGCCGCATCGACAGCTTCGCACCGGCATCGGGCGCCAAGTTCAGCCTGCTGCCGCCTGACAATGCCACCGGCAACTTCACCAAGATCGTGCAGCGCGTGCCGGTCAAACTGATGCTCGACAAGGCCGAGGGTAATCCGCCGCTGGTGCCCGGCATGTCGGTGGTGGTCGATATCGACAAGCGCGGCACCGCCGCCATGCAGACCGCCGCGCGCTAAGCCTATGTCTGCCTCAGCAGCGACCATGGCTGCGCCCGCAATGCCGGCCGAGGGCGCCCTGCCGAAGGGCCGCATGATCGGCTACTTCGCCATGGTGCTCGGCATGTTCATGGCGATCCTGGATATCCAGATCGTGTCGTCATCGCTGACGGAAATCCAGGCGGGTCTGTCGGCGTCCGCCGACGAGATCAGCTGGGTGCAGACCTCGTATCTGATTGCCGAAGTGATCATGATCCCGTTCAGCGGCTATCTCTCGCGGCTGCTGTCGACGCGCGTGCTGTTTACCATCTCGGCCGCCAGCTTCACGCTGGCCAGCATCGGCTGCGCCATGGCGACCAATCTGGAAACCATGATCGTGCTGCGCGCCCTGCAGGGCTTCCTCGGCGGCGCGATGATCCCGACCGTGTTTGCCACCACCTACATGATCTTTCCGCGCAACAAGATGGCCGGCGCGACCGTGATCATCGGCCTGGTCGCCACGCTCGCGCCCACGATAGGCCCCACGCTGGG includes:
- a CDS encoding MFS transporter gives rise to the protein MPINPLNRLSFANLAANGAEQLAMAAIPLMAALTLGATAETMGALSAVQTLPFLLFSLVAGIWADRMPRHLLMAGSEAGRALLLVLVPVLAFAGWLDLVSLGLLGFALSACTVMFNVAAQAYLPAIVAREGLPAANAKIEFTRAAAVFLGPGIAGAIAGWTSPAWALAVSAVTSAMAVLLMLSPGMRRDLPVTARPPIRRALAEGLVVVWRHPLLRAIAGCAMAWNFSWFVLMAVFVLFAVNTLGLTPAQVGIALGAQGLGMLLAALAAPTIHARLRLGIMIILGPATSLFAALAIGASTMLRDDAAFAMLLTGFFLFGFGPMLWTIGQTSLRQAIVPLRLIGRVSAIQQVATLGMRPLGALVGGVVGERFGLEAAIWLAVAGYGVQLAVILLSQMPALTALPPAMEEEGVAA
- a CDS encoding HlyD family secretion protein yields the protein MTKKKAVLSAVALVATAGAAYGAWHWWSYSRFIESTDNAYIGADITVVAPKVTGYITNMAVTDNQQVKAGTVLFEIDASDYRAKVAQAAAAVQARRAAIDVIDRQIASQHAAIAEADASLRSTRADQQRSDEDLKRYRALAASNYVSNQKLEIAQTDQRKSRAAVDRAEAARTLEQNQTGVLQANRAQAMAQIAQAEADLAAAKLDLDNTVVRAAVDGVIGNRTGQTGQYVKPGTQIMVIVPTDELYVVANFKETQLNGMKAGQSATLHVDAFPDLAIKGRIDSFAPASGAKFSLLPPDNATGNFTKIVQRVPVKLMLDKAEGNPPLVPGMSVVVDIDKRGTAAMQTAAR